In Cryptomeria japonica chromosome 10, Sugi_1.0, whole genome shotgun sequence, a genomic segment contains:
- the LOC131029951 gene encoding uncharacterized protein LOC131029951, with protein sequence MNFDGASKGNPGPSGAGFIVRDWKGEVMALGAQKLDEGTNNIAEVSATLLAVRIGKLLGVRKLCLEGDSLIIIQAIMKRSLEAWQLQNFISSIIEEPNFFEDYQVSHARREDNAEADILSKWDI encoded by the coding sequence atgaattttgatggtgcctctaaagGTAACCCAGGTCCATCTGGGGCAGGGTTTATTGTTAGAGATTGGAAGGGTGAGGTGATGGCTCTTGGTGCTCAAAAACTTGATGAaggcacaaacaacatagcagaagtGTCAGCGACTTTGTTAGCAGTTAGAATTGGTAAGTTATTGGGTGTAAGGAAGTTATGTTTAGAAGGGGATTCTTTGATAATTATTCAGGCTATAATGAAGAGGAGTTTAGAGGCGTGGCAGTTACAAAATTTTATTAGTAGTATAATTGAAGAGCCTAATTTTTTTGAAGATTATCAAGTAAGTCATGCGAGGAGAGAAGACAATGCAGAGGCAGATATATTATCTAAATGGGATATATAA